GCGCGTATTTGTGGCAGGGCACCGAGGCATGGTTGGGTCAGCGATTGTCCGTCAGTTAAAAGGTCGTAGTGATATTGAATTAATTCTTAAAGCCCGCGCAGAATTAGATTTAATGTCTCAATCAGCTGTGCAGGCATTTTTTACTGCGGAGGCAATTGATGAGGTTTACCTTGCAGCGGCGAAAGTAGGAGGAATCCAGGCCAATAACAATTATCCCGCAGAATTCATTTATGAAAACCTGATGATCGAATGTAATATTATTAATGCAGCTCATATGGCGGGCATACATAAATTACTTTTCCTCGGTTCATCATGTATTTATCCCAAGATGGCGGACCAGCCTATGGAGCGAGTCGACACTGCTTACTGGCGTGCTGGAACCAACGAATGAACCTTATGCAATCGCCAAGATAGCCGGTATTAAATTGTGTGAATCGTACAATCGGCAATATAACCGTGATTACCGCAGCGTGATGCCAACTAATCTCTATGGTGAAAATGACAACTTCCATCCTGATAATTCTCATGTTATTCCTGCATTGTTACGTCGGTTTTCATGAAGCAAAAATGCGTAATGACAATGAAATAATTGTTTGGGAAGTGGTAAACCGATGCGCGAGTTCTTACATGGTAGATGATATGGCTGCTGCCAGCATCTATGTGATGGAACTGGCAGATGATATCTATGCTGCTAATACTCAGCCAATGTTATCGCATATTAATGTTGGAACGGGTATTGATTGTACTATTCGTGAATTAGCAGAAACGATTGCTCAAGTGGTTGGCTTTTCAGGTAAATTAGTTTTTGACTCAAGTAAACCAGATGGCGCACCTCGTAAGCTGATGGATGTAAGTCGTTTGGATAAATTAGGCTGGCGGTATCAAATTTCCTTGGAAAAAGGTTTAAAGATGACCTATCAATGGTTCTTGGATAATCAAAATAACTTTAGGAAGTAACTGCGCATGCTATTACCTGTAATTATGGCTGGGGGGGCTGGCAGCCGCTTGTGGCCGCTATCTCGAACCCATTACCCCAAGCAATTCTTGGCTCTTACGTCAGAGTTGAGTATGTTCCAAGAAACCTTACTTAGATTGGGAAATCTCCCCCATCTTTCACCATTAGTGATATGTAATGCAGAACATAGGTTTATTATTGCTGAGCAACTTAGGCAGCAAAATTTATTGCATAGCGGCATAGTATTGGAGCCTATTGGGCGTAATACAGCACCTGCAATTGCCTTGGCTGCGCTACTTGCCACATCAAATGGTGAGGACCCGATATTATTGGTACTAGCAGCTGATCATGTCATACAGGATAAGCCTGCATTCATTAGTGCTATTCAACTTGCAGAGCCTCTTGCAGAAATGGGTAAGTTGGTCACTTTTGGAATAGTTCCTAATACACCTGAAACTGGGTATGGCTATATCCGACAAGGTAAGCAGATCGAAGGAGGAGCTTTTCAGGTTGACTCTTTTGTCGAGAAACCTGATTTAGCCAAAGCAGAGCAATATTTATCATCTGGTGATTATTACTGGAATAGTGGGATGTTTGTATTCAAAGCATCTCGTTATTTGCAAGAGTTGGAAAAGCATCGGCCAGATATTTTTGAAGCCTGTAAAAGTGCCATTGCCGGACAACGCAAGGATCTAGATTTTATTCGCCTTGATGAGGCTGCATTTTACAGCTGTCCCGATGAGTCCATCGATTATGCAGTCATGGAAAGAACAAGCGATGCTGTCGTGGTTCCGATGAATGCGCAATGGAGTGATGTCGGGTGTTGGTCTGCGCTCTGGGAAATCAATGATAAAGATAGCCATGGTAATGTGGTTCGTGGCGACGTATTAACGGAAGATACAAACAATAGCTATAT
The sequence above is drawn from the Yersinia enterocolitica subsp. enterocolitica genome and encodes:
- a CDS encoding mannose-1-phosphate guanylyltransferase/mannose-6-phosphate isomerase, yielding MLLPVIMAGGAGSRLWPLSRTHYPKQFLALTSELSMFQETLLRLGNLPHLSPLVICNAEHRFIIAEQLRQQNLLHSGIVLEPIGRNTAPAIALAALLATSNGEDPILLVLAADHVIQDKPAFISAIQLAEPLAEMGKLVTFGIVPNTPETGYGYIRQGKQIEGGAFQVDSFVEKPDLAKAEQYLSSGDYYWNSGMFVFKASRYLQELEKHRPDIFEACKSAIAGQRKDLDFIRLDEAAFYSCPDESIDYAVMERTSDAVVVPMNAQWSDVGCWSALWEINDKDSHGNVVRGDVLTEDTNNSYIYSQNRLVATVGINDLIIVETKDALLVANKNKVQSVKEIVGQLKLGSRLEYLQHKEVYRPWGSHDAIAEGVRYHVQHVTIKPGQRTATQIHHHRAEHWVVVSGTARVYRDNESYLVTENESTYIAVGVAHSIENPGKLPLEIIEVRTGSYLEEDDIVRIEHKI